Part of the Diabrotica virgifera virgifera chromosome 6, PGI_DIABVI_V3a genome, cccctaattttcaatctttactctactgaaagaatatttatcgaagctttgcacgaaactgaaaaaagtattatactaaacgggtaccggttAAATAACATGAGGTATGCAGATGGCACCATAGtgtttgcggacaacctagaagacctacaagtccccATGAACataatcacgtattacagtcaacaatatggactcaatataaacgtaaataagacaaagcttatgatcattagcaagaaaaagatagcagaaggtcaactctacatcatccaaacccctgtagaaagagtgaggcactacagcTACTCCGGtaccataataaatgaaaaatgagACTAagaaccaagagataagagcgcgcatccgAAAAGCTAGATCAACATTCAACCGTATGAGGGACCTTTTTCATGAGCCACCTTTCTCTCgatataaaagtaagaatgctgagaggctacgtcttctctgtccttttttatggcgttgaatcatggaccttgaacgaaaatatgcgccgaaaattggaagcatttgagatgtggctatatcggagaattcttaaaatcccacggactgatcgggtcacaaataaGGAGGTCCTTAGAataatggggaagaaccgagaggtactaaccATCATCAAATTTCGAAAGTTGGCAAACTTTGGACGCATtttgcgaaatgaatccagatatgccttCCTACAAGCCATACTGCAAACAAATATATTTGAAAAGGGGCCGTtgaagtattacgtaacgcaggttgggatGGGGGGTCGGggtaaaaaatcttcaaaaattgcgttacgtaatagttaaacgcccattacaacGCGTTACGTAGGGGCGGGGAGGAtgtcaaaaatcgcgttacgtaatacttgcaCGCCCCCAAAGTGAGGTGCAGAAAAAAGAACATCCTGGTTCAAGAACCTCAGAACCTTGTTCAACACAATATCTGTGCATCTTTTGacaggcacatcaagaagaagaagataacaaAATAAAAGACAAATAAATAGTATTTAATGTTTTGCAGTCGAATCCAGGGACAATAcgtaatctgtttcaacaaaatatttattgcagatacgtgcaCTTATTGTCCACACATATTTATCTATTCTTATTATTATTAGGTGGATTAGTATAATCCAGTGGTGTAGTGGAGCCGGAGCGGTCCGGAGCGTCGCTCCGGCACAGCTTTTGAAGGGGGAGCGGCGCTCCGGCTACGATTTTTTCAATCGAATTTTTTATATAGGACAAAAATAGATCTGAAAttgttttatttagaaaatattgttttgtccTTTACTAAGTAATTTTTACACGTTAGTTATCGTGGTTAATCAGTTAAGGCATACGCAGCTACGATTAGGTAGTTCGTAATTGTAAGCGCAAAAGTTGAGCGAGCGACTGGCAGACGGGATAGTTGATGGATAGACATGATAGACATCTCAGCGGTCCGCGCCCAGCACTACCGTGTCCGTGTCACCACAACCCTCCCCCCACCACGGAAGGAGGAATAGCCACAACAATATTGAAATATTGTGTCCTTCTTATCTCTCGCCTCTCCCCCTCGATTTCTCTCTAGCTCACTCGACGCTCCGATCACCCGCGCCCCGCCCGAGGAGCGGTAGCGGAGCGAGCTGGCCCTGTACACTGTAGACTGGAGCGATACACACGGCAGTGAGAGCGGCAACAGACTGAGTCGCCGGAGTCGCTTCCCCCACCACTGAAATCCACTCCGTAGCTACTGCGCATCTCCAGCCCACCCGGCCATGCTAATCCTGCTCAGTTGTAGTTGCGTCTCGTCTGCTTTGCATAGTGCACGTGCACTGTATATTAATTTAGTGTTTCTGCTCCAATGATTACGTTACGTGTCGCGGATACCTACTGGAAGAGGTGaaatagttttaatagttgtgtTATCTTTGCCCAACGTCCAAATCTGTTGACATAAGCTACCTGTAGTATCGCTATGGATAACTCTAAACCTAAACAAAAAACTTTAACCTCATTTTTTAGTGCGTCGGTGAAACGTGAACTAAACACGTTAGGCCTACCTAAAGGAACCAAGCAAGATAAATCCAATGTTGTTTCGGTTGATGAATTAGCGATTGGAAACTCTTTAAATAAAAACGAACAAATAAGTGAACCCAGCACATCAACGAATAAGGAAAAAGAAACAAAATGGCCTGACGTTTGGACAGAAGAGATGTGGACTCGTAAGAAGGAAACTTATCCTTGGATAGATTGCAAAGAAGGTAAATTAGGCTGCAAAGTTTGTTTTGAAGTCACAACTATGGGTGCTTTTAAGAAAGAACACGTTTCTTTAAGTCATGAGTGGCGCACATTTCAAGTTAGCTGTTACGGCTCAAACCGAACTAACCAGCTCAAATcacttagaaaaaaaattatagagcacAAACAGTCCAAAGCACATAGTACTGCTCAGGCCATTGTTGAATCCTCTCATAAAAATCCTATTACGCAATTAGTTGATTAACAGTACACTTAAGTGCCTTGAACAATATGGGTTTGACAATGGTTATTTAAAACAGAACTTAGTTTCTTTCACAAGTGACGGGGCTAGTGTTATGTTAGGGAAACACTCAGGAGTGGCAAAGAGGTTTTCAACTTTGTACCCTGATATAATCGTTTGGCACTGTTTAAATCACAGATTGGAATTGGCTATTGGGGACGCAGTCAGCGAAGTGGCCGGAGTGAATCATTTCCAGATATTTATGGACAAACTGTACTCGCTGTACAGCGCCTCTCCAAAAAACAAGCGTGAGTTAAAAGACTGTGCACAAGAACTTGACATTCAGATGAACAAAATCGGAAGAGTGTTGAGCACAAGATGGGTAGCCAGTAGCTTTCGTACCGTTTCGGCTGTGTGGTTTGGCTTTCAAGCTTTGGCAAACCATTTCTCTAAAGCCATAAACGATCCTGACAGAACATCGACTGAAAAAAGCAAATATAGTGGTTTATTAAATAGGCTAACATCTCAGAGTTTTCTACTAAACTTGGCCTTTATGTTTGACATTCTTGCTGAATTGGCTTTGTTATCAGAGAGCTTAGAGAATAGAAACACTTCTATTGTGTATGCAGACAAACTGATAAACAGATCCGTAAGATATTTAGAGCACTTAAAGGAGAAGCCAGGCACGAAAGTTCTGGAAGCACAAATCGCCATAAAAGAAGGAAATTTTGCATCAGTTGTGTTAAAAACTAATCCAAAAATTGTATCGTTCAATGGACAGCAACTTATTTCTAGTGTTATAAATAACCTAAAGCAAAGAATGTTTGTCACCACATTTGATGGGGAAGCCCAATATGAAGATCTTATAAACTCTTTTAAAGTATTAGAACCTGAGTATTGGCCAACCTGCATTCCACCAAGTTTTGGTCAAACTCAAGTAGAGCAACTGTGCAAGAGATTTAAATTGAACGTCAACAAAGCTGTCTCTGCCTACAGAGACTATTTGGACAACAGCCGACAAGTGCCTGATGGATTGCAAGAACTGTTAAACTGCACTAAAATAATACCTTGCAGCTCAGCTGATTGTGAACGGGGTTTCAGTTGTATGAACAATATGGTTACACCATCAAGAAACGCTTTGACTGTTGCTCATGTATCATCATTGATGTTCATAAAAATCCAAGGTCCACCTCTCCAAGAATGGCAGCCTGAGACGTACGTCACTAAATGGCTGAGGAGCCACCGGTCTGCAGACGATTCCAGGACAAGAGTTGCAGAAAACCCAAAAAAGAACGCAAAGAAGGATGCATTTTGGCACTTACTTTGAGTAtgtattgtagcgtgattagtgtaattacttctaattacaataaaactagcggttcgtaatttatatacgactttatttatataagttacagacgaatttatcttatacactaaacttattcacaaaatatgcccgtatttatacccagttgttattctggaacaatcgactcccatctcgagctatcggcttgttccgcctacgtgacgtaccttccagaattctccggcgaggcctagcacatccgattacgtcattctcgaggtgtttactgttatacggggatcggccaagatttctcttccgctacactgctcccctcttaagatctgagcgtctcgatcagcaactctaaatgaaggcccaggatggcggaatctacacgactctccagctctgcatacacccttcaagaagaaataacagtctactgtctttgaagggtacgacatcttcgggttcatgcaacacacagtgatttgtacaccagttcctctgaagaccacttcaagcatgcttctcacaatcttccaatccagattttctactgcatggcctatttttggtaaagccaaatttttgatgtcataattacacacgattttcttcaaattagttagagcacgccatatgttctcgtagcttggcgtgtccgtataagactttctggtcaccatatacagcaaagatcgaggaccatcttccaatcgcagtactcttccaattttaggctgctgatttcttaactcgtccaggcggccgaactttctattgaatacggacgatattcctttagtcatctcaaggtcttgggcaacacagtgggccagagagacgttttctggaacaccaaacagatcttgctgaacttctgtggtcacgccgaatctagcactctttctcgctgcgtaatttgacataaattgattaaaacttggctgtgcgacatctttcatctcctgttggaggactcgtgcttcttctgtttcatttgagccagcatatggtgcaagacgatttatgtgaataacttttggtttaccgtttggcaacttcttaattctatatattacgtcatttattttcttcttaacttcatacggaccttcccattgtctttgcagtttaggacacaagcctcgacgacgttgcggattataaagccagacaagatcacctacttcgaagctttcattcttgcatcgagaatcatattgatctttcattctgtcactggctatctggatgtgttgtcgggcaagttcatgaatgttgttcattcgtaatttcaggcggtcaacgtagtcttcgcctgcaacatgttcctcggaaggtccgcagccaaactctaggtcgcagggcaaccgaacttcacgacccaacatcaggcaggttggtgtttgacctgtagtttcatttacggccgagcggtaggccatcaggaataaatgaatgtgttggtcccaatcccgctgatgttcagatacaactttggacaagtgtttacccatcgttcggttcatcctctcgaccatcccatctgattgaggatgcaggggtgttgttctggtcttattggcaccaatcaatttacaaacgttttggaaaagagctgactcaaagtttcgcccttggtcggagtggatctccaagggaacaccaaatcggctgaagaattctttaacaagtacctctgcaacggtagcagcttcttgattcggtaatgcataggcctcggtccatttcgtaaaatagtccatggctaccagaatgtatttatttccagcatcggtttctggaaatggacctgcaatgtcgattgctactctttccataggacttccaacattgtactgtctcatgggtgctctctttttactaactggaccattaccggatgcacacagttcacatttccggcaccatcttcttacatcatctttacagttcacccaatagaaccgttctcgaaccttttgcagagtcttcgtaataccaaagtgtccacctgatgtaccgtcatgcaactgacgcaatacttctgacactttacttttaggtacaatcaactgaagctttgattctgtaccatcatcgttcttaaaggttctgtacagaagattatcttttagtaccaggcaattccattggctccagtaggccttgacttctggactacatgcactaatgttctgccaactaggtctctcaccttgccgcatccaatccaatactctttttatacatgggtcatcttcttgggcgtcttgtaactgttcgggctgccattgctcattaacgacggtggttcgtctcacagggcaaagctgctcctctactttaagccggtgattacaactttcaccgcatggccgtattgaggaagcatctgtatttgaaccaactcttccagccctcttcacgcgtctcttcgggatcgtgtcacgaatcaccctccgtaccatttccaccaaacgttcatctattctcttatcgcctttttccacggttattactcgattgtttcgtgaagcttggctagctgcttcgtgttccaaggcaatagcaagtgcttcatctaaaactttcggtcttgctagtcgtaaagctttctgtagttcattatctttcagcccattgacgaaggtatctactgcaatttcttctaaaacgctctctggcacctctggataagccaaccgcaccacacgagccacatctgcttcaaattcttgcagattctcacttgctcgttgacttctacttcgcagttgtgctttgtatacttgttgtagatgggcatctccatagcgtttttctagacgagtgaacaaggtctggtaacaattttcttgacccttgggaattgaccttaatatatctgcagcatcacctcgtaaagcagcagtcaaggaaacagccttttcttgttcggtccaatggttggcggtcgcaatagcttcgaattgtctaaggtatatggaccaagaggacttcccatcgaatggtggtaatttaaatctcatatgatgcgatgtttcgtctctcggtgtttcatccttcactacaagatctaaagctactgcattaactgatggttgtacttttgtatcagttatcatgctctctagttgtttgatcttttcttctacggtctctacacttttctgcatcttatcgaatgttctagaaacttcttcaaatttctcattgttctgtttacaaacttcttctagtttttcgttgttttgcctacagacctctttaattatttgagaagtctcatcgaatcttttagcgacattttcgaatttctcgtcgctttttctactaacttcttcaagtttctcgttgttctgtctagaagtttcatcgatcttttgagaaacactttcaaatttctcgttgcttatcttagaagtatcatcaatcgtttcagaaacagtttttaatttcgataagattgcttgttctgctgactggaagtggaacgtctctggatcatctccgttcttcgttaggacttcctcgagtcgttcttgtaggactatcttgagcccactgctgtccagatcccgttcctctagctgttcacggagctgttttactgtaagttctcgtagcaacatctttggtcggcacacacgtactttccaaaatgtcttttaaaagtctttccgaataccgaacaatcaacgcactttaactattcccgacgaataaagtccaaaagtcttttaaagtctttccgaataccgaacaattaacgcactccggttattcccgacgaataaagttcaaaagtcttttaaagtctctctgtaattcacttatttatatcgcactaagtttaccgaacaccgacaccaactgtagcgtgattagtgtaattacttctaattacaataaaactagcggttcgtaatttatatacgactttatttatataagttacagacgaatttatcttatacactaaacttattcacaaaatatgcccgtatttatacccagttgttattctggaacaatcgactcccatctcgagctatcggcttgttccgcctacgtgacgtaccttccagaattctccggcgaggcctagcacatccgattacgtcattcttgaggtgtttactgttatacggggatcggccaagatttctcttccgctacagtATGTTATAATTAATCTGATGTATTTATTATATGTATTTTGTTAAATACACAAGTTATTTGTACTGTATGTAGTTTTTTcaaataattcttaatttttttggcaCAGATTATAATGTTTGTgtgtgttaaataataaaaaatatatatactaaTGTAACTTGTGGGTGtattttttcacaataataaattaatactacTGAAAATGAAAACTTAGTCATTTACAATATTTGCCTAACTTACACcagtgttttttaaatttttgtcagCAAGGCTTCCAACTTAAATTATAGA contains:
- the LOC114340059 gene encoding E3 SUMO-protein ligase KIAA1586-like; its protein translation is MLGKHSGVAKRFSTLYPDIIVWHCLNHRLELAIGDAVSEVAGVNHFQIFMDKLYSLYSASPKNKRELKDCAQELDIQMNKIGRVLSTRWVASSFRTVSAVWFGFQALANHFSKAINDPDRTSTEKSKYSGLLNRLTSQSFLLNLAFMFDILAELALLSESLENRNTSIVYADKLINRSVRYLEHLKEKPGTKVLEAQIAIKEGNFASVVLKTNPKIVSFNGQQLISSVINNLKQRMFVTTFDGEAQYEDLINSFKVLEPEYWPTCIPPSFGQTQVEQLCKRFKLNVNKAVSAYRDYLDNSRQVPDGLQELLNCTKIIPCSSADCERGFSCMNNMVTPSRNALTVAHVSSLMFIKIQGPPLQEWQPETYVTKWLRSHRSADDSRTRVAENPKKNAKKDAFWHLL